The Opitutus sp. DNA window GGCTTTGTGCCACCCCGCCCAGCGACGTTACGCGTTAAAAAAGGGACGGCCCGGGCGGGGGCGGGGGGTATCCCATTCGCGCGGTAGCGCCGCTAAAAGACGTTCTACCGGCGAAGCCGAGTGATATTTCTGGGGGCGCGCGCATACTGACAACGCACCGTAGTGAGCCCCGAGGGTTCCGCGTGTAATACGACATTATGACCACATGCCGGAGGCTCGGCGGAGGGAAGGTGCCGCCCCGATGGAATGCTTGGACTGAGGGGCGGATCGTGCACCCATTGGCCATAATGTCCTATTACACGCGGAACCCGCGCAGCCGCTGTGCCAGATCAGCCCGGACGTGGGACGTGGACGGCTGGACACGACGTCGGACGTGACTCGGGGAACGCCGTCGCGTGCCTGCCGCCGTCGCCCTCGCCGGGCCTGGCACTGCGGGTGCCGGGGCTCACGGAGGTCGCCCGCGTTTTTCGCGCGCGTTCCATTGTGGGCCGTGAGTGAGCTTGCGAACGAGCCACTGTCGTTGGTTGGCCGTGGGGCGTTGTCGCCCCGCGTATCAAAGCCTTCCGGCGTATGAGGTGGGCCGTAGCGAGTCGGCGAGCGGTGGGCCAAATTTTTTCAGGCCGGGCGAGTCGGCGGCACTCGGTGAGCACCTGGCTCGGCAGGCGCGGAATCGAGGGTCGCTGTCTCGCACCGCTGACATTGGTTCGTTGAGGGGATTCGCAGCCGGACAGGCGAGCAGGCGCTGGCGGTCGGGCGACCGGAATGGAGCGGAGTGTGGGAGTGGAGACGGAGGGGCACAGGGGACGCCGGGCCGGGGGTTTGTGGCCGTCTCGGCCGTAGCCCCGTTTCGACGACGCGGTTCCTGGCTCGGCAGGATCCGTGGCGTGAGGGGCGAAGGACGTTGCGGCCCCCCGGCTGGGCGGCCCCTGGGACCCGCAGGCGGAACGCACGCACGTAGCGGAATGCAGGGCGACCGACTGCCAGCGTCTGCGGGCGGATTATCGTGCGGCTTACGCCGGAGCGCGTTAGCGGGTTCGCCAAGGGAGCGGAGCGAGCGCAGGCGTTGAGGAACACGCCCACCGGGGGCGTCGAATTCCATTGAGGCCCCCACCCGCCAGCACCGCTCACAACCTCACCACGCCCACTCGGCATTTTAGGCGGCGAGGTCGTCGTGGAGTTTTTTGAACCAGGTGAGTTCTTGCCGGAGCAGACGGCGGGCTTCGGGCGTCCACTTGGCCAACGGGGTGTCGTCGGTGCGGCGGTGATACCAGCGGCGGAATTGATCAAGCCCCTTCGTGAATTTGATCACCGGCGTATTCGCATCGGGCTGAACGGCTTCGCGGGGCGCCGGTTCGGGCAATACCCCCGTCGCGAGGTAGGCCTGGCGCAACGAGTGGGCATCATTGAAAAACGACACATGTGTCGTTTTTGATAATCGAATGTAGCGTTGGGCTGTTCGTGCCGAGATTTCGGGGCAATTCACGGC harbors:
- a CDS encoding DUF3102 domain-containing protein, whose protein sequence is MTAPKTKTVSLEILSPVLPATHCSLPATSPVDLALAINAAFTTAQTLAGSAREKAQHAIVAAIDCGRLLERQKGSLPHGAWTDWLAVNCPEISARTAQRYIRLSKTTHVSFFNDAHSLRQAYLATGVLPEPAPREAVQPDANTPVIKFTKGLDQFRRWYHRRTDDTPLAKWTPEARRLLRQELTWFKKLHDDLAA